One genomic region from Bacillus aquiflavi encodes:
- the phnE gene encoding phosphonate ABC transporter, permease protein PhnE, with product MSEIAKNTISKPPRKTKHIFTLALVVVLAWGSAVQTESSFKELWAGLPNMWDLLVEMFPPDWGYFSNIKDALLETIRMAVLGTTFGAILAIPISLLSAGNIVKIPFLYQTARFILNLIRTIPDLLLAAIFVAIFGIGPFAGMLALTFFSLGIIAKLTFESIESIDPGPLEAMTASGANKIQWIHFGVIPQVTPHFISYVLYTFEVNIRAAAILGYVGAGGIGQYYEKTLGFLQYDRTNAIIIYTLVVILIIDYISTKLREKLV from the coding sequence ATGAGTGAAATTGCGAAAAACACAATAAGTAAACCTCCTCGTAAGACAAAGCATATTTTTACACTGGCATTAGTTGTTGTGCTTGCTTGGGGAAGCGCAGTACAAACTGAATCGTCTTTTAAAGAGCTGTGGGCGGGCTTGCCTAATATGTGGGATTTGCTCGTAGAAATGTTTCCTCCAGATTGGGGCTATTTTAGTAATATTAAAGATGCCTTATTAGAAACAATTCGTATGGCCGTATTAGGAACAACCTTTGGTGCTATATTAGCGATTCCGATTTCATTATTATCTGCTGGGAATATCGTGAAAATTCCTTTTCTTTATCAAACTGCTCGTTTTATTCTTAATTTAATTCGTACAATCCCAGACCTCCTTCTTGCAGCTATTTTTGTTGCTATTTTTGGGATTGGCCCATTTGCAGGGATGTTAGCGCTGACGTTTTTCTCTTTAGGAATTATTGCGAAATTAACGTTTGAATCGATTGAGTCGATTGATCCTGGTCCATTAGAAGCAATGACAGCTTCTGGAGCTAACAAAATTCAATGGATTCATTTTGGTGTGATCCCTCAAGTGACTCCCCATTTTATTTCATATGTACTTTATACATTTGAAGTAAACATTCGGGCAGCAGCGATTTTAGGTTATGTAGGTGCAGGAGGGATCGGACAATACTATGAAAAGACATTGGGATTCCTACAGTATGATAGAACAAATGCGATTATCATTTACACGCTCGTTGTCATTTTAATCATTGACTACATTAGTACGAAGCTACGGGAGAAATTAGTATGA
- a CDS encoding ABC transporter permease, with protein sequence MKRKKIANIYLFIVFVILYAPILYLMIYSFNSGGSMHSFEGFTLDWYKEVFDDTRLLIIVLNTLVIALLSAAISTILGVIGAVAIMYVKRRQMKNTLLSLNNVLIVSPDVIIGASFLILFTIVGIKLGFTSVLLSHIAFSVPIVVIMVLPKLQEMGSTLIDAAHDLGASNWDVLTKVVLPFITPGIFAGFFMALTYSLDDFAVTFFVTGNGFSTLSVEIYSRARQGISLSINALSTLLFLFTIVLVIGYYFINKKSSRPKGLGVRK encoded by the coding sequence ATGAAAAGAAAAAAAATTGCAAATATATACTTGTTTATCGTTTTTGTTATCCTTTACGCACCGATTTTGTATTTAATGATCTATTCTTTTAATAGCGGTGGTTCAATGCATAGTTTTGAAGGGTTTACACTTGATTGGTATAAAGAAGTTTTTGATGATACACGCTTATTAATTATCGTGTTAAATACGTTAGTCATTGCGCTTTTATCTGCGGCAATTTCGACGATTTTAGGTGTAATCGGAGCGGTTGCAATTATGTATGTGAAAAGACGGCAAATGAAAAATACACTTTTGAGCTTGAACAATGTATTAATTGTTAGTCCTGACGTTATTATCGGAGCCTCTTTCTTGATTTTATTTACAATTGTTGGTATAAAGCTCGGCTTTACATCTGTGCTTCTCTCACATATTGCATTTAGTGTTCCGATTGTTGTGATTATGGTTCTCCCGAAACTGCAAGAAATGGGCAGTACATTGATTGATGCAGCTCATGACTTAGGAGCAAGTAATTGGGATGTGTTGACAAAGGTTGTCTTACCGTTTATTACACCAGGTATTTTTGCAGGTTTTTTTATGGCGCTCACTTATTCGCTAGATGATTTCGCTGTTACATTTTTTGTAACAGGTAATGGCTTTTCAACGTTATCAGTAGAAATTTATTCGCGGGCGCGACAAGGGATTTCATTATCGATCAATGCATTATCAACACTTCTTTTCTTATTTACGATTGTGCTTGTAATCGGCTATTACTTCATTAATAAAAAAAGCAGCCGCCCAAAAGGATTGGGGGTTAGAAAATGA
- a CDS encoding ABC transporter substrate-binding protein, producing MKQLVRMFMIVFIVAFAVMYLVSKLNSAQGYSGANTLTVYNWGDYIDPALITKFEKESGLKVIIETFDSNEAMMTKITQGGTTFDLAVPSEYAISKMKEENLLIPLDHSKLPNLKYIHPRFMDLSFDPNNEYSIPYFWGTVGIVYHSEMLNGKKITSWNDLWDKDLRNQILLIDGARETIGFGLNSLHYSLNDTNVAHLQEAKRKLDTLTPNVRAIVGDEIKMLLANEEAAVGVVWSGDAAEIISENEKLDYVVPKEGSNLWFDNIVIPKGAKNIAGAHQFINFILDPKNAAQNAEYVGYSTPNETALQYLPKKIAEDKRFYPDPEQTEKLEVYENLGKKMLAYYNDLFLEFKMHRK from the coding sequence ATGAAACAACTTGTACGAATGTTTATGATCGTGTTTATCGTTGCGTTTGCCGTCATGTACTTAGTTTCTAAGCTTAACTCTGCTCAAGGCTATTCAGGCGCAAATACTTTAACGGTTTATAATTGGGGCGATTATATTGATCCCGCTTTAATAACGAAGTTTGAAAAAGAAAGTGGATTAAAAGTCATTATTGAAACATTCGATTCTAATGAGGCGATGATGACAAAGATCACACAAGGAGGAACAACATTTGATTTAGCGGTTCCTTCTGAATATGCGATTAGTAAGATGAAGGAAGAAAACTTATTAATTCCATTAGATCATTCAAAGCTTCCAAATTTAAAATATATTCATCCCCGTTTTATGGATTTGTCATTTGATCCGAATAATGAATATTCAATCCCTTATTTTTGGGGAACGGTCGGAATTGTGTATCATTCGGAAATGTTAAATGGTAAAAAGATTACAAGCTGGAATGACTTATGGGATAAAGATTTGCGCAATCAAATTTTATTAATTGATGGAGCCCGTGAGACGATTGGTTTTGGTTTAAATAGTCTCCATTATTCATTGAATGATACAAACGTCGCGCATCTTCAGGAAGCAAAAAGGAAGCTTGATACATTAACTCCAAATGTGAGAGCTATTGTTGGAGACGAGATCAAAATGCTTCTTGCGAATGAGGAAGCAGCTGTTGGTGTTGTATGGTCTGGTGATGCGGCCGAAATCATTAGTGAAAATGAAAAGCTTGATTATGTAGTGCCTAAAGAGGGCTCAAACTTATGGTTTGATAATATCGTTATTCCGAAAGGTGCAAAAAACATTGCGGGAGCCCATCAGTTTATTAACTTTATTCTTGATCCTAAAAACGCGGCGCAAAATGCTGAGTATGTCGGCTATTCAACACCAAATGAAACAGCATTACAATATCTTCCGAAAAAAATTGCTGAAGATAAGCGATTCTACCCCGATCCAGAACAAACAGAGAAACTTGAAGTTTATGAAAATCTAGGTAAAAAAATGCTGGCTTATTATAATGACCTTTTTCTCGAATTTAAAATGCATCGAAAATAA
- a CDS encoding phosphate/phosphite/phosphonate ABC transporter substrate-binding protein → MFKKIALMGMSFALATGLLSGCGSSGDKKASKSDDGKKEEASGYIPETLTVQFVPSQNADTLEAKAKPLEDLLSEQLDIPVKVSVSTDYNTIIEAMASKKVDVGFLPPTAYVLAKEKGAAEVILQSQRYGVDDETGEWTEELVDFYKSMFIVKKDSDIKSIKDLKGKKIAFQNVTSSAGYVWPAAKLMEADIDPLKDVEGVTLKGHDQAIIALLNGDVDAAVVFQDARNIVKDEFPTVFEDTKVIEFTENIPNDTVSIRSDMDKEWVEKVQNAFIDIGKDPEGLKIIQEIYNHEGYVTSEDSVFEIVREYSEKVKTD, encoded by the coding sequence ATGTTTAAGAAAATCGCATTAATGGGAATGTCATTTGCCTTAGCGACTGGCTTACTAAGCGGATGCGGCTCAAGTGGCGACAAAAAAGCGTCAAAGTCTGATGACGGAAAAAAAGAGGAAGCATCAGGATACATACCAGAAACTTTAACAGTACAGTTTGTTCCATCACAAAATGCAGATACACTTGAAGCAAAAGCGAAGCCTTTAGAAGATCTTTTAAGCGAACAATTAGATATCCCTGTTAAAGTCAGTGTTTCGACTGACTATAATACAATTATTGAAGCGATGGCATCCAAAAAAGTTGACGTAGGATTTTTACCTCCTACTGCTTACGTGTTAGCAAAGGAAAAAGGTGCTGCGGAAGTCATTCTTCAATCACAACGTTATGGTGTAGATGATGAAACTGGAGAATGGACAGAAGAGCTTGTTGACTTTTATAAATCAATGTTTATTGTGAAAAAAGATTCAGATATTAAAAGTATTAAAGACTTGAAAGGGAAAAAGATTGCATTCCAAAACGTAACATCTTCAGCTGGGTACGTATGGCCTGCTGCGAAACTAATGGAAGCAGATATTGATCCGCTCAAAGATGTAGAAGGAGTTACTTTAAAAGGGCATGACCAAGCAATTATCGCCTTATTAAATGGTGATGTTGATGCGGCTGTTGTGTTCCAAGATGCGCGTAATATCGTTAAAGATGAGTTTCCAACTGTATTCGAAGATACGAAAGTAATTGAATTCACTGAAAATATTCCAAATGATACAGTTTCTATTCGTTCAGACATGGACAAAGAATGGGTAGAGAAAGTACAAAATGCATTTATTGATATTGGTAAAGACCCAGAAGGTTTAAAAATAATTCAAGAGATCTACAATCATGAAGGTTATGTGACATCAGAAGACAGTGTTTTCGAAATTGTTCGTGAATATTCTGAGAAAGTAAAAACAGACTGA
- a CDS encoding DMT family transporter — protein sequence MLDKQTGKAYIAAFTYSFIIGFSFLFFKLTLTVADPIDTLAHRFTASFIAILIPVIFGWIKLTIQLKDIIRILPLALFYPTMFFAFQIFGLVYTTSSEAGIVQATIPIFTLILATIFLKEKTTIWQKLSIILSVSGVIYIFIMKGTALNVANLKGTLLLLISAFSFAGYSVLARPLTKKFTPTDLTFMMMTIAFLTFNSISLMKNGFNGSLHLYIKPLLSPMFVIAILYLGVLSSLVTALLSNYVLSKIEASKMSVFGNLSTLVSIIAGAVFLHEQLYYYHIIGASMIILGVIGTNFLSTGMKKKTAV from the coding sequence ATGCTGGACAAACAAACAGGTAAAGCTTATATCGCAGCTTTCACATATTCATTTATTATCGGCTTCTCCTTTCTATTTTTTAAATTGACTTTGACCGTTGCTGATCCGATTGATACGCTTGCACACCGCTTTACAGCTTCTTTTATTGCGATATTAATCCCAGTTATATTCGGTTGGATTAAATTAACGATCCAGTTGAAAGATATTATTCGTATTTTGCCACTTGCATTGTTTTATCCGACAATGTTTTTTGCATTTCAAATTTTTGGACTTGTGTATACGACTTCTTCGGAAGCGGGAATTGTTCAAGCTACGATTCCAATTTTCACTTTAATTTTAGCTACTATTTTTCTTAAAGAAAAAACAACTATTTGGCAAAAATTATCTATTATTCTATCGGTTTCTGGTGTTATTTATATTTTTATTATGAAAGGAACGGCCTTAAATGTTGCTAATTTAAAGGGAACACTATTATTACTGATCTCAGCTTTTTCATTCGCTGGGTACAGTGTTTTAGCCCGCCCTTTAACGAAAAAATTCACTCCGACGGATTTAACATTTATGATGATGACCATTGCTTTTTTAACCTTTAATAGCATCTCTCTTATGAAGAATGGTTTTAATGGGAGCTTGCATTTGTATATAAAACCACTACTAAGTCCGATGTTTGTAATAGCAATACTTTATTTAGGCGTTTTGTCCTCCCTAGTCACAGCGTTATTATCTAATTATGTACTCTCAAAAATCGAAGCTTCTAAAATGAGTGTGTTTGGCAACCTCTCCACATTAGTTTCGATTATTGCCGGGGCAGTATTTTTACATGAACAACTTTATTATTATCATATAATCGGAGCTTCTATGATTATTTTAGGTGTAATTGGGACAAATTTCTTAAGTACGGGAATGAAGAAAAAGACAGCAGTATAA
- a CDS encoding aromatic acid exporter family protein: MKKLSLLIGDRVMKTGIAVFFTALICQWLNWPAVFAVITAIVTIEPTARDSVKKSFIRFPASAIGSAYAVIFISIFGNSPITYTCAAVLTIITCYKLKLHAGLLVATLTAVAMIEVVQSDFFASFFVRLGTTTTGLVVSTLVNIFIFPPKYGTLISNNMISLFKKTGDAVNILMTELLSGHPGNNKAEVIFSELQTDLNKTETLCRFQEADWEFHRFSEADLNLFLKEKEMLNVLRQIHFHLGNLLANRTESFNWDEKQSTTLAFILQQVVNGLRNEESLNDHRYHEQMKELIHLLEDEQFATEIENSDGELFTAKWTVIYEFISIYHLIFNLNKYAPSYIKETKKHVKHG, encoded by the coding sequence ATGAAAAAGTTATCCTTATTAATAGGGGATCGAGTAATGAAGACTGGAATTGCTGTTTTCTTTACAGCGCTAATCTGTCAGTGGCTAAATTGGCCAGCAGTATTTGCGGTCATTACCGCCATTGTCACGATCGAACCTACGGCAAGAGATTCTGTTAAAAAAAGCTTTATCCGTTTTCCTGCTTCAGCTATCGGCTCTGCATATGCAGTTATCTTTATTTCTATTTTTGGGAACTCGCCCATTACATATACTTGTGCTGCTGTGCTTACAATTATCACTTGTTATAAATTAAAACTACATGCAGGATTGCTCGTTGCAACTCTTACAGCCGTTGCAATGATTGAGGTCGTACAGAGTGATTTTTTTGCATCATTTTTTGTTCGTCTCGGAACGACAACAACTGGACTAGTTGTTTCCACGCTAGTAAATATATTTATTTTTCCACCTAAATATGGAACACTCATTTCAAATAATATGATTTCATTATTTAAAAAGACAGGAGACGCCGTAAACATATTGATGACAGAGCTATTATCTGGTCATCCAGGTAATAATAAAGCTGAAGTCATTTTTTCCGAGTTACAGACTGACCTTAATAAAACAGAAACGCTTTGCCGCTTCCAAGAAGCTGATTGGGAGTTTCACCGATTTTCAGAGGCAGACTTGAATCTTTTTTTAAAAGAGAAAGAAATGTTAAATGTGCTACGGCAAATTCACTTTCATTTAGGAAACCTCTTAGCTAATCGAACAGAATCTTTTAATTGGGATGAAAAACAGTCAACGACACTTGCATTTATTTTGCAGCAAGTTGTCAATGGACTGCGCAATGAGGAAAGCTTGAATGATCACCGTTACCATGAACAGATGAAAGAGCTTATTCATCTGTTAGAAGATGAACAATTTGCAACAGAGATAGAAAATAGCGATGGGGAGCTTTTCACAGCTAAATGGACGGTTATATATGAATTTATTTCGATTTATCATTTAATATTTAACTTAAATAAATATGCACCTTCATACATAAAAGAAACGAAAAAGCACGTAAAGCACGGTTAA
- the phnE gene encoding phosphonate ABC transporter, permease protein PhnE yields the protein MSEIIIKKPKKKPLFRWTITILLILLYVWAFSGLQNVEVKDTAMTVTKSILDGIIHPDWDYVYLPDGEDLLRGLLDTLAIAILGTIISVLLCIPFAFWAASNLSKGKMVSSSGKFTLSVIRTFPEIVLALLFIKAVGPGSFAGILALGLHSIGMLGKLFSEEVENMDMGPTEALIASGANRLQVLWFAVLPQVLPGFISYSLYRFEINMRSATILGVIGAGGIGAPLIFAIGSRDWGRVGIILLGIIVTITIIDYLSSYLRKKIV from the coding sequence ATGAGTGAAATAATCATAAAAAAGCCGAAAAAGAAACCACTCTTTCGCTGGACGATTACCATTTTATTAATTTTATTATATGTTTGGGCATTTTCTGGACTTCAAAATGTCGAAGTTAAGGATACAGCAATGACAGTGACTAAGTCGATCTTAGATGGGATCATTCACCCTGATTGGGATTATGTTTATTTGCCTGATGGGGAGGACTTACTGCGAGGACTGCTTGATACACTTGCAATTGCGATATTAGGAACGATCATTTCCGTGCTTCTTTGTATTCCATTTGCGTTTTGGGCCGCCTCAAACTTAAGTAAAGGGAAAATGGTCTCAAGTAGTGGAAAGTTTACGCTTAGTGTCATTCGAACGTTTCCTGAAATTGTACTTGCATTATTATTTATAAAAGCTGTTGGTCCTGGTTCTTTTGCAGGAATACTTGCTTTAGGGCTACATTCTATCGGAATGCTCGGAAAGCTTTTTTCTGAAGAAGTCGAAAATATGGATATGGGTCCTACAGAAGCATTAATAGCATCGGGAGCAAATAGATTACAAGTTTTATGGTTTGCTGTTTTACCGCAAGTTCTTCCAGGGTTTATTTCATATTCACTTTACCGTTTTGAAATAAATATGCGTTCAGCGACAATTTTAGGTGTTATTGGTGCCGGTGGAATTGGTGCTCCGTTAATTTTTGCAATAGGTTCAAGAGATTGGGGTCGGGTTGGAATCATCTTACTCGGAATTATTGTGACGATTACAATTATTGATTATTTATCAAGCTATTTACGGAAAAAAATTGTGTAG
- the phnC gene encoding phosphonate ABC transporter ATP-binding protein, with the protein MIEFRNVSKTYPNGTRGLDHVNLKIHKGEFIVIVGLSGAGKSTLLRSINRLNEISSGEIIIDGKSITKARGKGLRTIRRDIGMIFQNFNLVKRSSVMRNVLSGRVGYHSTMRTVLGLFPKEDVQLALQALKRVNILEKAYARADELSGGQQQRVAIARTLAQEAKIILADEPVASLDPLTTKQVMDDLKRINQELGITTIVNLHFVDLAREYATRIIGLRAGKVVFDGPVAAATDEKFEEIYGREIESDELLGETAG; encoded by the coding sequence ATGATAGAGTTTCGAAACGTATCAAAAACGTATCCGAACGGAACGAGAGGTTTAGATCATGTTAATTTAAAGATTCATAAAGGTGAATTTATCGTCATTGTTGGACTTTCGGGTGCTGGAAAGTCTACTTTGTTACGATCAATTAATCGATTAAATGAAATTTCAAGTGGAGAAATTATCATTGACGGAAAATCGATTACGAAGGCAAGAGGTAAAGGGTTGCGAACAATTCGTCGTGATATCGGAATGATTTTCCAAAATTTTAATTTAGTTAAGCGTTCTTCAGTGATGAGAAATGTTCTCTCAGGAAGGGTCGGCTATCATTCTACAATGCGAACGGTGTTAGGTTTATTCCCGAAAGAGGATGTTCAATTAGCATTACAGGCGTTAAAGAGAGTGAATATTTTAGAAAAGGCGTATGCCCGTGCCGATGAACTTTCAGGAGGACAGCAACAACGTGTTGCCATTGCGCGAACATTAGCACAAGAGGCTAAAATCATTCTTGCTGATGAACCAGTCGCTTCGCTAGATCCGCTTACAACGAAGCAAGTAATGGATGATTTGAAACGGATTAATCAAGAACTTGGAATTACAACGATTGTGAATTTGCACTTTGTTGATCTTGCAAGAGAGTATGCAACTAGAATAATCGGTCTTCGAGCAGGAAAGGTCGTATTCGATGGTCCCGTAGCAGCTGCAACAGATGAAAAATTTGAGGAAATATACGGTAGAGAGATTGAGTCTGATGAACTGTTAGGAGAGACTGCTGGATGA
- a CDS encoding ABC transporter permease — MVNKIRNFYLIPYVLWIVLFVIAPIVLILYYSFFDIEGQFTLSNYQNFFTPVYLKMTLSSFWYAFLITVFSLLVAYPTAYLLTKTKHKQLWLLLIIVPSWINLLLKAYAFLGIFGTYGPTNSFLQAIGIGTKQILFTDFSFVFVSVYIFIPFMVLPIFNALEELNNSLVDAARDLGASAWTTFLRVIFPLTLDGVKSGCQAVFIPALSLFMITRLIAGNRVITLGTAIEQHFLVTQDWGMGATIAVFLIIAMAIIMIFTGNRK, encoded by the coding sequence ATGGTAAATAAAATACGTAATTTCTACTTAATACCGTACGTATTATGGATCGTACTCTTTGTTATTGCACCGATCGTTCTCATCCTTTACTATTCTTTTTTTGACATTGAAGGGCAATTTACACTTAGCAATTATCAAAATTTTTTTACACCGGTCTATTTAAAGATGACATTAAGCTCATTTTGGTATGCGTTTTTAATTACAGTATTTTCATTGCTTGTTGCCTATCCTACGGCGTATTTACTGACGAAAACAAAGCATAAACAGTTATGGTTACTACTGATTATCGTTCCATCATGGATAAACTTGCTGTTAAAAGCATACGCATTCCTTGGTATATTTGGAACTTATGGACCGACAAATTCGTTTTTACAAGCAATCGGAATCGGGACGAAGCAAATTTTGTTTACTGATTTTAGTTTTGTATTTGTTTCTGTGTATATTTTTATTCCGTTTATGGTTCTTCCGATATTCAATGCGCTTGAAGAATTGAATAATTCTTTAGTTGATGCGGCAAGGGATCTTGGAGCGTCAGCATGGACAACGTTTCTAAGAGTTATTTTCCCGTTGACATTAGATGGGGTAAAATCTGGCTGTCAAGCAGTTTTCATTCCAGCTTTATCGTTATTTATGATAACGCGCTTAATTGCTGGAAACCGCGTTATCACATTAGGAACCGCCATTGAACAACATTTTCTTGTCACCCAAGATTGGGGTATGGGGGCAACGATTGCTGTGTTTTTAATTATTGCAATGGCAATCATTATGATTTTTACAGGAAATCGGAAGTGA